TGTCCTGAGTCCACACAGTAGGAGCCTGGCAGAAGACTGGTGGCAGCCAAGGAGCCCTATGTGGATTACGTGCCTCTGACAAAGGCTGCCTCCGGAAGCAGCAGTAATCCCCCAGTTGCCGTTATCCTAAATGACACGACAGGGCCTTCTCTTTAGCTACAAAAGACAAAGTTTCCACCTGAAAACCAGCAGAGAACTCATACGATGTGTGCAGAGAGCCACAAGAAGCATTATATGAGAGGCAATAGCCGGGTCAGATAATTCATCATACACGGGGTTCCTGACAAGCACCCACGGGCCTGAAATATTTCCCGGAGGACCTCGGCTTGGCAGAAGGAGGGCGGTAGTCACCTTTCAGACTGGGGAAGGGCGTGCTCTTCTCTCGGGCTCCTTTGGTGGGCAGCGTGAGGTTTGAAAGGCTGAAGCTGGTGCTGTGGTTCCGATACAGGCTGCCTGTCCAGGGGGCGGGTGAGAGCCATGCGTCAGGGGGGTGAAGTGTCAGGGCACTCCCCTCCAGGGGCTGGAGCACCACCTCCACCCTCCTCCTCTTCAGACGTAATCCCAGAGCCCCTCACCTAAGCTTAGAAAGGACCACAGCTAACTTAAGACAAACAAAAGGGCTACTGCCAGGAATGCTCAGAACCCCCAGGAACCACTTTCTCTGGCTGCCTCCCATGGTAACACCCAAGCCTCTCCTCTACTGCCAGCCCAGTGCAAACGCCTGGCAGATAATGCACTTCCGGTCTGACGCTGGTACTCTCCCTTCCgggcttctaaaaaaaaaaacctcaccatCGCAGTGATCCCCCCATGATGGCCTTCTCTGGCCCCTAGTCTGTCTTTAATCTTGAACCGACATCACCCTCATTTCTGGTAATATTCTCTATGTACAAGCCTATGTCAGATAGATTTCAAGGTGTGTGCGTGAAAAAGTCCTTCCCCCAGGCAGAGAAGATATTAAACACAAATCTCAAATCAAATTTGACTAGAACATTTCCAGGAAATACATGTACAAGGGTtatgattttaataaaatgattCCTTTTCAGTTCAACAGCCAGACCCCCAAACAGACCAAAACATCCAGGCATAAAGACAGTGACTAATCTGTCCCTGTTCTCTGTTGACTTCCCCCGAAAATACCTTATTTGGCATCACTCAAACCACCTGAAGAGGAGCTTGACAATGCCAACCCAGCCCTATGTCTGAAGCCGTAAGCAGCATCTGCCGTGGTCAGGCCCTGCCGGACAGGAGATGGGACCCAGGCGGGAGGAGCCTCAGGGACTTACTGGCGAAAGACATGATGCCCCCGAAGCCCTCCGTGCTATTGTTGGAGACGGTGGAGGTGGGCGAACTTGCTCGAGAGTCCGACTCTGCGTCTGAGTCACTTGCCAGTTTCAAGCTGTTGGGCCGCAGCAACTTTTGAGCCCTTGAACACACAGTGgcacctctgagcccccaggcaGGGGTGCCGAATCCTGGGCGGAGGGGCCTGACCACACTGCACTCCCTTCCCGTGGTTCCTACAGGCAGGTCTAGATCAAAGCCTGAGCCTCTGGGGATGCCAGGCCTCACGAGCCTTCAGACTGCCCAGACTTTCTGGCCCACCCTCGCCCCAGGGCCCACGGGGTAAGGTCCTTCCGTCACCCCTCTAGGGGCACCCGCAGGCTCTCACCGATGGCCACTGACATGCTGGCTGAGTCGGGGGGTATAACTTTCACCCTGCTCATCGTCTTCCTCAGGGGGAACGCCATACTGGGGCTGGAGGCACGGACTGTCAGAGGCTTGCCGGCGCACTGAACCGTCTCCCGTTTCTGGCTGACGTCTGTCCACGCTGCACTTGCCCACGCCGGGAGGCATGGTGGGGAGGGACTTGGGGACGCCTCCTGCCGCCTTATCGTCCACCTCTGTTGAGTCGACAGGTTCCTGGGGACATATTAAATACAAAGGGGTCACCCAGCGCCTGGGGTGCCTTCCTGTCTTTCTCAGCTGGGCAGGGCCAAGCCAGGCCTGGTAGATTCTGAGCCTGAGGCGTGTGTGAGAAGCATCTCCGTGACAGCCCTGTTCTCTCTGCACAAAGTATACAAGGGGGAAATCTCAGCTCACCCCTGAACAGGGCTGCGGGTCCTCCTTCGGGGCTCAGACTGTATTTCATAGGCTCTAAACTACAGGATCTatggagaggaggctgggggcaATGTGGGGAAAGCAGCAAAGTGAGTGGACAGCTTCACCCCAGCTTTCCTAACAGAGATGAGGCCCCACACCTCAAGTCGCCGTTCTCACGCATCCCCTCCTCCGAGCCCTCACGTACAGAGCTGGCGCCGTGGATGACGGTGCTGGGGCTACTGCTGGCAGTGGTGCTGGAGCTAGAGCGCAGTGGCGGGTTTTCCTGAGAGTGCTCGCCATCCGGGCCGGGTTCCTCTGCCTCCTTCTGGTTCTGTAGCTCCTCAATCGCCACCTCGCTGGCATCCCCCAGCGCCGCGTGTGTCAGAGGGTCCACGTCTGCCAAAACCCAAGGAAGATATGTCTGGCGGACTCACTGTGCTGTACCGTAGACACTAtcgctgtaaatcaactatactccaattgaaagattaatttttataagttttctttaaaaaaaagaaaaaaaaaacccctcaaagATGGCAGCTGCAGACCTGCCATCGCAGAACCCCAAACCCCACCTGGAGCGGCTAGTTTCTCCGAGTATACTTACTGGGAGTATCACCGTTGATGTCGCACTTCATCATCTCGCTGACAAAGTCACCAAGGGAAGAGTAAGAAGAGCTCGAGTCGTCGTAATCCATGCTGTCACTCCCGCTGCAGAGTGAagagcaagaaaaacaaaacaggaaaaagggGGCAGAGATAAGAATCGGCAACCCACATTAGGAAAACCAACAGAGGAGCACCTGTAACTCAAGATCAGGGAACAAGATAGAGAATGAGGAAATAAACACGAAATCAACTGAACTATGTATGATCCAAGGCCTTGCAGACCAATGTCTAAACCCTATGAAATCCGGCCACCTTGCTAGTGAGAGCCTTCTAGCCTTTGAGAACCCTCCTGCTGCTCACCTGTCATCGGTTGGGTCAGAGTCAGAGTCTCGCTCAGGCGGCACGCTCAGCGCCTCGGCCAACTGGGAACCGCTGTCATACACTCGATAGTGAATGGGCTGCAGCTGGTGGGCGTACCACTTGGGCTTGTCGCCAATCAGAGCTGGATCGAACATGTCTACCCGTGGAGGAAAACAAAAGGAGACTTGAGTGGGCAACAGGGGGAGAAAAAGCAAGCAAAGTGTAAAAGAAAGGTGGGAGAAAGTCTCAAGCAAAATCAGAATGGCAGGGGCAGCCTGCAGACTGGCAGAGGAGAGAGCACAGGGAAGAGCCATCAGGAGGACAAAACAGGAGGTGGGCAGCGGGACGGGGACTCACTGTTGTGAATCCGCTGGAAGGCGTAGTTGGTGGGGTTCAGGATCCATTCTCCAAAGTACTCCACGGCCTGAGTCCTGGCCAGTTTCTCGGCGAAAGGAGTCTGCCGGGGGCGTGAGGCTAGAAAGGAGCCGGCTTGGAAAGCCACCACGGGCCGGGGGAAGAGACGTAGGGTACGCGTGTGCATCTGAAAGCCCCGCAGCACGTTGGGGGAGTTGAAGAAACGGACCATGGCCACTCTGGGGAAGAAGAGGATGGTGAGACGGCCCGAGTGCCGCGCCCTGCAGAGCAAGGGTCCCTACGATCTGAGGCCTCAGACCACCTCCCGACGTCATCATTTTACAAGCTTCCAACAGCCAGGGGAGAGGTGTCTTGAAGAATCATCAACCCCCGTCCGCACCCGAGGCCTAAAAGGCCTGAGAGTATGATGAACCATTTCCTCTGCTTTTACTAAGGTGGCAAATATAACCAGGTACTATGCACATTTCATACATAAAGACTCTCTGGGCTCAGGGGGTAATTCGCCCCGAGGTCCCTGAGTGAGGAGGGCCCGATTTAAGAGCTTGTGGCTGTCTGGTTGGCTTGCCTATACCTGGTTGCGACATCCACCGAATCCACGTCATTGCCGTATATGAGCGGGTTGAACTCGGTGGAAGGTGTGGACTGCAGGTCATTAGAAGGCCTTCCCAGGAGAAGGGGGATCTCCTGGCCCTCATGGAATTTCTCCAGATTGAGGATGGGTTGGGTGTTGAGACTCATGCTGGCGAGGGCCTGCGGAACAAGAAGAAGTCCCGCACAGGTGGCTGAGTCCTGGGCGGCCAGCCAACGTCAATTCCTAGGAAAGAGCCTTCCTCTCTGAAACAAGAATCCAGAGACTTTAACCTTTAGGAAACAATCTGAATTACGCAATCTTCAGCTTAAGCCAATCTGATCAAGGCCACTTGATCACACCTTCAGTCCAAGGTGAtagttttcaaatttgttttagTTATGAAATCTTATTTTTCAATTGAGATCTAGGTGGGAACATCAACAGTTGAAACCTATAAAAGTAAAGCTTCTCTGAAGCATATACGGAACCCAGAGCCTCATATGCTCAGTGGTCCCGATCTAAATCAACCCTCAGGGGCTCCATGGgccagtttgaaaaccactggtctAAACCagcagtgtttgtttttttcaatcaGTTTACTTGagggctgtactgggtcttggtCGCTGCGTGCAGGCTCTCTCTAGCTGTGctgagcaggcttctcactgctgggcCTCTCCAGTTACAgggtgggctccagggcacatgggcttcagaagctgcacgtggaatcttccccaacccgggacggaacccatgtcccctgcactggcagacagattcttaaccaccgggccaccagggcagtcccagcAGTGTTTCTTCAATGTCATCGAGCATAGGAATCACCTGGGGATGTGACTGCATGCGGATTCTGATTCAGTGTGTCTGAGGTGATTCTGCACATTTAACAAGCCCAGGTGATACTAATGCCGCTGGTCCAGGGACCTCGCTTTGAGTGACAGGGGTCAGAATACAGGGTCTGTGAGCCCAGAGATCTTAGCTCCTATGAACACGTAAAGCAAAATTCTGACTTTACTTCTCCATCTCATTAGTCATACTAAAACAATCATCgataatgaaaacacagcaaaggAAGACAGCTAGACAATCTTCTGAACTTGCTATCCTCACCAGACTCAGCTGTAACAAGATATCATGTTGTATCAGTAGTGATGGAGCCAAGTGAGAGAAAGCAAGAGGGATGACACAAAATAACTCATGTAAATCCAAACAGATTTCACCTAGAGGTATTGCTAAGTAACTGAGACAACACAGAGAGATTTCTGAAGACTCTCCAAGTGAGGAGTTCCTAAAAAGAAACACAGAGCTATCTACTGGTGGTCCTACACAAGACATAGAGcagggcagggggccagggtcTCATCACGGTTTACCTTCAGGTACTGTGTTCAGCatgcagaggaagaagaaaatcaatcaatgcaaataCGTTTACGGGGTTTACTCAAAGGAAGgaatttttgaagaaatgattCTGTAGGGACCAGAGATCAATTCAAGAGAAAAACATGAAAGGAGCCAGACTGTCCAAACTGCTGACTCCCTCCTTAGGAGACAGAGAATATTCCGAGGCCGTTAAGGGCAGCTGCGAcaaacagcagaaagtgaagggtgGTTTTATGCActagagggtggtgggaggggcgcACACCGTGGGTGGAAAGGAATCTAAATGGCTCTTCTTCTGAGATTCACCCCACCACCCCAAAATGAGAAACCCCGCTTTTCTGGAGCCCGCCCACGGCTAAGGAGACCTACTCGTTTGCTCCCCTCTTCACCCACCTGCTTCAAATGCTTCTTCAACTCTAACGATTCCGGTTCTGGCAGGACAGGCAGCACTTCCGCGTTGGTGGGGGCAATCACCTGCACCAGACAAAGAGCAAAGGTGCGACCTTAGAATTAGTTGCTCCAGAGTTTCTCTCACGTAAAGGTAAGGAATAAGAACAGGAAATTAGATACACAACGTTGTTGTTTTTGGTcacgaagtcatgtctgacttttttgcgaccccatggactgaagcccgccaggctcctccgtccatgggatttttcaagcaagaatactggaatgggttgccatttccttctccaggggatcttcctgacccagggatcaaacctgcatctccagcttggcaggcggattctttaccatctgagctaccagggaagctccttacatatatacaatactaTTATATACATGCAAACACGTTATATATGCGTGTACATAAATATACAGATATATGCAGGTATACGACAGATATACACACCTAAAAGGAAACAATATACCTAAATGTTCTTGGTGACTCTCCCTGGCCAACAGGCTCATgggactgcaccaggtcttggctGGGGCGCTGGGGACTGCCCAGCCTCGTGATGGCATGTGCGTTCTTCAGTTGCAAcgtgcaggatcttttagttgcagcacgcaaaCTCTtagctctagttccctgaccagggatcgaacctgggccccctgcataggGAGCATGGGctcgtagccactggaccaccagggcagtacCAGGATCACGTCTTTTGTTTCGTtctttgtacttttatttttactctctAAAGTTTTATGGCAAACACGTATAAGGGCTACCTACCGAAGCTTGAATGTATTCACATCACAGAATGTtaataatatactttttaaaaatctgcactGAAATGCAGTTTCTTAGTAGAAACTACACTCCCAGAAAACCAGTAGATGACCTACGCCGTAGGTAATAATTCTGCAACCGTAACTGCTCTGCTGCTCTTGGAAGATGCGGGGAAACACTTAACTCCAGAAAAACGAAATCTTATAATTCTCTGGGTCCTAACCAAGAGCTTATCAAGACAATAAAGTAAAAgcagcatttttttaaagaaaagttgttTCAGTGAGTTTCACAGTAGCAATCACCCAGAAATTTAGGACCTTCCTGGCAGTAATCTAGAAAAACAGAACACACTCCTATTCTAGGCCCCACGGAGCCTGAGACAAGGGCCTCACCCTGTTGCTGTCCAGATCTACCAGCCACACGTCATCAGGCATTTTGAAGTCCAGTTTGTAGAGGAAGAAGCTGGCAGGGACCCCAATGATGTATGGTGTTGGAGCCAATAGCAGCTGTGCAAAAGACAAGGAACAAAACCAAAATCTACTGTGATCACTTATCAGGTCAAGATTTTTCCAAGGGAGGAAAACACAGGTCCACAATCCCTCCTTGAAGGCAGATGTGTTCCAAAGTTCAGAGTGCTTCAGATTTTAGAGAAGTAATAGtatgtattatacatattatgTACTACTTGCAGTGAGGTAGCCAGTAGCATATAATCCCTGACATTAACTGtgataaataaaaactataaatagtggatccatgtatatgtatggctgagtcccttcgctgttcacctgaaatcatcataacactgttaatcagctctaccccaatacaaaaaaagaagtttaaaaataaaaaaagcctaAATAGCCTAGGTTTTCCCACCAGATCAGTTCAGATTTTGTGGACAAATAAGTTATGACAAGGAATTCAGGACCAGGACTGATTTACAACTTCTTTGGGCATGGAGCCTTCACCTGGGCAGTGTCAGAAGAGAGGTGGCAAAGCCAGAAGGCGCCTTGAGACTCACCTGCTCTGCCGACGCCATGCAGGTGGGCAGCAGTGGGATAACAGGAAACATATACTCCAAGGGGTAGAGCATCGCCACAAAGGCCATCACGGACATGGAGAGTGCGTTGTAGTCTCGGGACTGGAGCACGACCTGCCACAAACCGTACCAGAGGGATTGCTCGACAGAATCAGTAAGGCTGAAGTTGAAAGAGCCTCTGACACtacaatttaatttcttttcaccAAGGCCATGGCCCTGGGACCTTAGTTTCCACACTTATCACTGCCCGACACCCTGCCCTGCCTGTCGCCTCCCAGTGTAAGCACTGCCCAAATCCTCCCTGGAATCATTCCTTTACCTTCTTAGCTCTTACTCCCCAAATCCCAGGGTCACTCATCAGCACAGAGTTACTGAGATTTCCAGAGAATTAGGCTGGTACAGTTGAGGATAATTCAGCTGAGTGCCAAGCTCTCTGAATATATCCCACATGATGCtcaaagtcacttagtcatgtcaaactcattgcgaccctatggactgtagcccgctaaggctcctctgtccatgggatttcccaggccagaatactggagtgagctgccatctcctcctccaggggatcttcccgacccagggatcaaatccatggctCCTtaagtggcaggcagattctttaccgttgggCCCCCTAATCCACCTGATGCTGGTACCGTAATTCAACCCTCACCCACTGGGAACCTACTGTATACCTTGGATCACGTTATCTCTTGGAGAAAAGTGATGGAAAAGATGTGGTCCCTAATCCTCATCTGTGATGGTCTAGCCTCTGCTTCGAAGCCCTTCCCCTAGAACGGCCTGGAACGCTGCCCTCTCACCTTGTGCTCTAACAGGATGCAGGTGAGCACCTGTAGACAGGCGTCCACACCCAGAAGCTCCAGGGGAAGGTGCAGCGGGAAGTCCACTAGGGTGAATCGAGAGGGGTCTGGGAGAGCAAAGGTCAGAGCCTGCTGGAGCTCCTGGGGCAGGACCTCGATGTCCACTCGTTTCTGCCCCGAGACAGGTACTGGGGAGCGCAGCAAGCGGTAGATCCAGGCCTCAATCTCCCGGAGGTCGTGCAGCAGGGCGCTCGACTTCTCCTCCACTAACAACGATCCGGTGAAGATGCGCCACATGGTGTCCCTGAGGAGCAGACGCGTAAGCAGCGGGAGCGGACGCCTCCCAGCAGCCCCGCGCAGCCACAGAGAGTCTGACCACGGCGACTGGAGAAGACCTCTCTATGGGCTCAGCCAGGGCCACAGGGGGCACACAAGGGTGATGCCAAGCACAAGAACGTACACACAGCAAGGACTTCAGGTCCTGCCCATCCTGAAACACCCAACTCCTCGGCATCACTCCAAGCACGATCACGGAAGGGGGTCTAACTCTGCAGCAGTCTTTCGCTTCCATGGATTAACATTAAGCGTTTCAGGAGGTCTGAGGGACCTCAGGCTTTAGAGGGAAATCCCTACGCCCCTCACCAGCCAACTACACCTCAACTCCAGACACCTCCCCTGTTCCGAGCAGCGGCAGTGAACCATACCTCTGTATGCCTCGAGGGAGGCCCAGTTTCTTGCCCAGCAGGCGCTCACTGCAGCAGTCCACCAGACGCTTGAGGGTGTACAGACATTCTCGGAAGGTGGAGAAAAAGGGGTAGTGGCTGAGCACGCACAGAGACGTCAGCGTGCTGTTGCGGGACCGGGTCCCCGCCTTGGCCCGGCGTCTGGCCCGCGGAGACTGGCTCACGTCCGGGGTGGAGTCGGCACTGGGCGGCTGCAGGGACGGGCTGCTCTCCGAGGTCTTAGGGCCCACCTCCTCGGAGACGCAGGGGGCTCGGGGCCCTTCCTTCCCCCGGGACCCTGGCCCGGCCTCCCCTTTCTCCTTAGGCACACGCTTTTGGAAAGAGCGGTAAAAGTTGACGCAGATGCCATAACGGGTGACGCCAGTGTCCTTGTCGGTGAGGGTGAAGACAAAAGAGGTGTCGTCCCGCAGGGTCATGCGCCGCTGCCGCACGCTTAGGCAGCCCTCTGGCTGGCAGAAGAACACGACATCCGGGGGCAGGGGAAACTCGGCGTGGTCCTCTAGCGGGTACCGCCGTAGCAGTTCCGGAGTCTGGGCCACACTGTCACTGCTCGGGTGCCTGGAGAACAGACAGACAAGGTCAGCAGCCTGAAGGGATGGCATGCTCTTTCGGGTTTTAaccacagtaaagaaaaaaaaaattataataatttagcTACAGTGGAGAAAAAATGCTCTTTTGGCTAAAGTAACCTAGCTGCAGGACCTGGGAAAGCATGCCACGTTGAGGTCTGTGCTGCCATGAAGATGCCTATCCTGAAATGAAAGGCAAATGGCGACAATAAGATTATCACCAACACTGTAAGATGACTAGCATCTTTCAAGGTGTATTAGCTAATGAATTCCCCAAAGAGCATAGGCAGACAGAAAAGGAGCACAatgtacttttccttttttacaaAATAAGGAAGCTGAGGTAGATAACAGTATATTTGCTCAAAATCACAAAGATGCTATTTAGGAGCAGAGGtttgctctttctctttctccaggcCAGTAGCCTCGATCCGCCTGTTCTGTTTTTCCAACTGGCAGCAAAGTTCCCCTCAGGGTCAAATAACAGAAGAATGAGATATGCAAAGCAACGTGGAAGTAGGGAAGGGGATTCCTTACAGATTTTGTGGCTACCCACATGACTAGACAAAATCAGTCACTTCCTGGTTACCTGGCCCCTACGATCACCAGGTAGTCAAGTAACCGAGGACAGGACTTCTTCTTCTGCACCATGGCTCCAATTCATCAGTTCATCTCAGAGAAACTTCAAGGCACCAGGCATGGAGTCAAGGTTCGCAGGACGAATTCTGATGTTATCTGAAACGCCAAGTCTAATAGGAAAAAAAGTACTGATAAGATCCACTGCTTCACCTAAGGGACTCATCCCTCTCCACGTCAACCCAGGTCAGAAGATCTTCCATTTTACTACTAAAGATAGGAGAACATGACACTTTTCCCAGTGTAGAGCTCTGTCTGGGCTTATGAGCTCACAGAGTCACATGTCAAGAAGTAGGATAAATAATGGCTCACCTCCCCATCCCTACAAACCAGGTTTCCAGCCTTACTCCTGGGACTGTTTCTGAAAAACAGGCCTGGTCAGTCCAATCCGGACTCAATTATCATAATAACAAAAATTAAGCCACTTTCAGGACTGCTTCAGGGTGCATCAGGATCAAACCAGACTCTCTAATCAGAACTAATCTGCACTCCTAGCTCTACGTGGAAACCTAATTATTCTGCTCCAACATTCTGCATTCAGCTTGATGTGAAACTACCCTATAGATTATACTTGATTGCATTCAGACAACAACAACAGATGGCTATTCTACCTCCTTGTGATCTCAAACGAGGACTCTCTCTGCCCCGGCTGCTGCCTCCATAccatttttcttccctctttaagCAAGAAAGGGGCCGAGTGGCTACAGATACTAGCTCTGCCCTTGGTGCTGAATCATAGGCTTCCGCCTCTACTGTGGTCCCAGGATTTGAATCAGTAATACAATACACTTGGATGAGGCCCTGTCCTTCTGGATCTTAGAGATAAAGAACTAAAGGCAGAAACAACAGGATTTCTGTGAGGAGAGGGAGACGTGCTCAGGGAAATTTCTAAACCACAGTCCAAAAATTGGGGAAAGCTTCCatgtcttccctggagaaggaaatggcagtccactccagcattcttgcctggagaatcccatggacagaggagcctggtgggctactgtccttggggtcgcagactcagacatgactgagcgactgagcaggcacTCACTCCATGTCTTAACTGCAACTCATTTCCTGGTCCGTTTCCATATGCTTCCCTAAATAGAATGTCTCACTCCACGCCAAGGCCCCTTTCAGGGCTTCCAGCACTGCACCTCCGTGCTCCACACATGGCCACACTAGGACCTTGTTCACTGCACACACAGAACCCCACTGCACTACACACACTCTTACACACCACTCCCTTCTTTGCTGCTGCAGGTACAATGCAAACACTCCCTGCCGGCTTAAGGCTCTGCCTGATCCAGGTGAGAAGTTATATCGTTTTTCTCTCCTacttaccaatttttaaaaactatttacagCACCTCTCAAATCCTCAAAATActtctccctcctttcccttGCTCCCCATAGAGGGCCTGCAGGTA
This portion of the Capra hircus breed San Clemente chromosome 15, ASM170441v1, whole genome shotgun sequence genome encodes:
- the MADD gene encoding MAP kinase-activating death domain protein isoform X2, which encodes MVQKKKSCPRLLDYLVIVGARHPSSDSVAQTPELLRRYPLEDHAEFPLPPDVVFFCQPEGCLSVRQRRMTLRDDTSFVFTLTDKDTGVTRYGICVNFYRSFQKRVPKEKGEAGPGSRGKEGPRAPCVSEEVGPKTSESSPSLQPPSADSTPDVSQSPRARRRAKAGTRSRNSTLTSLCVLSHYPFFSTFRECLYTLKRLVDCCSERLLGKKLGLPRGIQRDTMWRIFTGSLLVEEKSSALLHDLREIEAWIYRLLRSPVPVSGQKRVDIEVLPQELQQALTFALPDPSRFTLVDFPLHLPLELLGVDACLQVLTCILLEHKVVLQSRDYNALSMSVMAFVAMLYPLEYMFPVIPLLPTCMASAEQLLLAPTPYIIGVPASFFLYKLDFKMPDDVWLVDLDSNRVIAPTNAEVLPVLPEPESLELKKHLKQALASMSLNTQPILNLEKFHEGQEIPLLLGRPSNDLQSTPSTEFNPLIYGNDVDSVDVATRVAMVRFFNSPNVLRGFQMHTRTLRLFPRPVVAFQAGSFLASRPRQTPFAEKLARTQAVEYFGEWILNPTNYAFQRIHNNMFDPALIGDKPKWYAHQLQPIHYRVYDSGSQLAEALSVPPERDSDSDPTDDSGSDSMDYDDSSSSYSSLGDFVSEMMKCDINGDTPNVDPLTHAALGDASEVAIEELQNQKEAEEPGPDGEHSQENPPLRSSSSTTASSSPSTVIHGASSEPVDSTEVDDKAAGGVPKSLPTMPPGVGKCSVDRRQPETGDGSVRRQASDSPCLQPQYGVPPEEDDEQGESYTPRLSQHVSGHRAQKLLRPNSLKLASDSDAESDSRASSPTSTVSNNSTEGFGGIMSFASSLYRNHSTSFSLSNLTLPTKGAREKSTPFPSLKGNRRALVDQKSSVIKHSPTVKREPPSPQGRASNSSENQQFLKEVVHSVLDGQGVGWLNMKKVRRLLESEQLRVFVLSKLNRTVQSEEEARQDVIPDVEVSRKVYKGMLDLLKCTVLSLEQSFAHAGLGGMASIFGLLEIAQTHYYSKEPDKRKRSPTESVSTPVSKDPGLAGRGDPKAMAQLRVPQLGPRAPSAPGKSPKELDTRSLKEENFVASIELWSKHQEVKKQKALEKQRPEVIKPTFDLGETDEKKSQVSADSGVSLTSGSQRTDPDSVVGVSPAVMIRSSSQDSEVSTVVSNSSGETLGADSDLSSSAGDGPGGEGSAHLAGSRGTLSDSEIETNSATSAIFGKAHSLKPSVKEKLLGSPVRSSEDVSQRVYLYEGLLGRDKGSMWDQLEDAAMETFSISKERSALWDQMQFWEDAFLDAVMLEREGMGMDQGPQEMIDRYLSLGEHDRKRLEDDEDRLLATLLHNLISHMLLMKVNKNDIRKKVRRLMGKSHIGLVYSQQINEVLDQLANLNGRDLSIRSSGSRHMKKQTFVVHAGTDTNGDIFFMEVCDDCVVLRSNIGTLYERWWYEKLINMTYCPKTKVLCLWRRNGSETQLNKFYTKKCRELYYCVKDSMERAAARQQSIKPGPELGGEFPVQDMKTGEGGLLQVTLEGINLKFMHNQERKVFIELNHIKKCNTVRGVFVLEEFVPEIKEVVSHKYKTPMAHEICYSVLCLFSYVAAVRSSEEDLRTPPRPLSS
- the MADD gene encoding MAP kinase-activating death domain protein isoform X6, encoding MVQKKKSCPRLLDYLVIVGARHPSSDSVAQTPELLRRYPLEDHAEFPLPPDVVFFCQPEGCLSVRQRRMTLRDDTSFVFTLTDKDTGVTRYGICVNFYRSFQKRVPKEKGEAGPGSRGKEGPRAPCVSEEVGPKTSESSPSLQPPSADSTPDVSQSPRARRRAKAGTRSRNSTLTSLCVLSHYPFFSTFRECLYTLKRLVDCCSERLLGKKLGLPRGIQRDTMWRIFTGSLLVEEKSSALLHDLREIEAWIYRLLRSPVPVSGQKRVDIEVLPQELQQALTFALPDPSRFTLVDFPLHLPLELLGVDACLQVLTCILLEHKVVLQSRDYNALSMSVMAFVAMLYPLEYMFPVIPLLPTCMASAEQLLLAPTPYIIGVPASFFLYKLDFKMPDDVWLVDLDSNRVIAPTNAEVLPVLPEPESLELKKHLKQALASMSLNTQPILNLEKFHEGQEIPLLLGRPSNDLQSTPSTEFNPLIYGNDVDSVDVATRVAMVRFFNSPNVLRGFQMHTRTLRLFPRPVVAFQAGSFLASRPRQTPFAEKLARTQAVEYFGEWILNPTNYAFQRIHNNMFDPALIGDKPKWYAHQLQPIHYRVYDSGSQLAEALSVPPERDSDSDPTDDSGSDSMDYDDSSSSYSSLGDFVSEMMKCDINGDTPNVDPLTHAALGDASEVAIEELQNQKEAEEPGPDGEHSQENPPLRSSSSTTASSSPSTVIHGASSEPVDSTEVDDKAAGGVPKSLPTMPPGVGKCSVDRRQPETGDGSVRRQASDSPCLQPQYGVPPEEDDEQGESYTPRLSQHVSGHRAQKLLRPNSLKLASDSDAESDSRASSPTSTVSNNSTEGFGGIMSFASSLYRNHSTSFSLSNLTLPTKGAREKSTPFPSLKGNRRALVDQKSSVIKHSPTVKREPPSPQGRASNSSENQQFLKEVVHSVLDGQGVGWLNMKKVRRLLESEQLRVFVLSKLNRTVQSEEEARQDVIPDVEVSRKVYKGMLDLLKCTVLSLEQSFAHAGLGGMASIFGLLEIAQTHYYSKEPDKRKRSPTESVSTPVSKDPGLAGRGDPKAMAQLRVPQLGPRAPSAPGKSPKELDTRSLKEENFVASIGPEVIKPTFDLGETDEKKSQVSADSGVSLTSGSQRTDPDSVVGVSPAVMIRSSSQDSEVSNSSGETLGADSDLSSSAGDGPGGEGSAHLAGSRGTLSDSEIETNSATSAIFGKAHSLKPSVKEKLLGSPVRSSEDVSQRVYLYEGLLGKERSALWDQMQFWEDAFLDAVMLEREGMGMDQGPQEMIDRYLSLGEHDRKRLEDDEDRLLATLLHNLISHMLLMKVNKNDIRKKVRRLMGKSHIGLVYSQQINEVLDQLANLNGRDLSIRSSGSRHMKKQTFVVHAGTDTNGDIFFMEVCDDCVVLRSNIGTLYERWWYEKLINMTYCPKTKVLCLWRRNGSETQLNKFYTKKCRELYYCVKDSMERAAARQQSIKPGPELGGEFPVQDMKTGEGGLLQVTLEGINLKFMHNQVFIELNHIKKCNTVRGVFVLEEFVPEIKEVVSHKYKTPMAHEICYSVLCLFSYVAAVRSSEEDLRTPPRPLSS